A window of Halobellus sp. LT62 contains these coding sequences:
- a CDS encoding malate dehydrogenase, whose product MHIAIIGGASTIGSTTANAITAYDPSIDITLIDINEDAAWGHAKDVTHGNFHHSDAPKFAPNRSGEKPTLGTIRGIHTDATADLDPDIAIVAAGIPQPKDSAGRGDRVKDLDKVRTVCDSISSQLADFGPLPSIVVTNPIDGVTNYLWSKLGWSREYFIGYALSESARAADAIAQVKDVHPNRVYCPTMGEHGENVVLVFSKATIDGEPVELTDSEKAEIREYVLDIPFDIADKRGVQDSSRWVTSAGILRILRAMFEEENDRPLCLSTPLSGEYGFSNGCLSVPFTLTNSGVEEIIEWEISSEEMEELSAAHTEVLDAIEELQQNS is encoded by the coding sequence ATGCATATTGCTATCATCGGTGGTGCTAGCACTATTGGTTCAACCACGGCTAATGCGATAACTGCGTACGATCCAAGCATCGACATCACGTTGATCGACATCAACGAAGACGCAGCGTGGGGGCACGCGAAAGATGTGACCCACGGAAACTTTCATCACTCCGATGCGCCGAAATTCGCCCCAAACAGATCCGGAGAGAAACCAACACTTGGAACTATTCGAGGCATCCATACTGATGCGACAGCAGACCTTGATCCCGATATCGCCATCGTCGCCGCCGGCATTCCACAGCCGAAAGACTCTGCAGGGAGGGGAGACCGTGTCAAAGATCTGGATAAAGTCAGAACCGTCTGTGATAGTATTTCTAGCCAGCTAGCGGATTTCGGACCATTACCGTCGATCGTGGTCACGAATCCAATTGATGGTGTGACCAACTACCTTTGGTCTAAACTAGGCTGGTCGAGGGAGTATTTCATCGGATATGCTCTCTCGGAATCTGCCCGAGCCGCTGACGCTATCGCACAAGTGAAAGACGTTCATCCAAACCGTGTATACTGCCCGACAATGGGTGAGCACGGCGAAAATGTCGTTCTAGTCTTTTCGAAAGCAACGATTGACGGAGAACCAGTTGAATTAACGGACTCAGAGAAAGCAGAGATTCGTGAGTACGTCTTGGACATTCCATTCGATATCGCCGATAAACGAGGGGTTCAAGATTCGTCTCGTTGGGTGACCAGCGCTGGAATTCTACGGATACTAAGGGCGATGTTCGAAGAAGAAAACGATCGACCGCTCTGCCTTTCGACTCCGCTTTCCGGCGAATACGGATTTTCAAATGGATGTCTAAGTGTTCCGTTCACGCTAACTAACAGCGGCGTCGAGGAGATAATCGAGTGGGAAATCTCCTCTGAAGAGATGGAGGAATTATCGGCTGCACACACAGAAGTACTTGATGCCATTGAAGAATTACAGCAGAATAGCTAG
- a CDS encoding thiamine pyrophosphate-binding protein produces the protein MTGNQILLEILEAEDVTTAFSLLSEELMGITMAAEEEHSNIEIVQTRHEQSAVAMADGYARVSDEIGVAVIGRGPAIAQTGTALTTAYNHGSNILVIIATRPRHSFNDELNKGFRQESFIDSLVDEFYTVWDEETFVPSFADAFRKLHADSGPVVVQIPWDILDAELGDKGEWRETSIGSPRPDRSTASLRPNEDDVVEAATMYETCSLSNPPVILAGAGAVKDDAGDAIESLAKRLNAVIVTTMQARSFLADHPYMAGFVGGLGDPNANAYLKQSEFVLALGASLNNHTTQHGELLAEGITIQSDIEPAHLDRYSSVDLSIVGGATAMAEALDNELDQRGINEQDWFWTDTLVEQLNESPQVDTREFSPKADCVDPRALVSELDSLLPDERIVVTDSGQLTTWVINEISITQTDDFIWPMDFGSIGLGQPIALGAAHYDFEKPVIVFCGDGGFQMSLQELNTAVRSELPLIIVVINDGALGAEYQRMRNHEGSAAPALIDTPDFETIAEGFGARAHTIRSLDDLGTVAEDVSVTPFGPIVLDCKVDQRIQIPKFDPDYESESGVE, from the coding sequence ATGACTGGAAATCAAATTTTACTCGAGATACTAGAAGCCGAAGACGTCACGACTGCGTTTTCGCTCCTTTCTGAAGAGCTTATGGGGATTACTATGGCAGCTGAGGAGGAACATAGTAACATAGAAATTGTTCAGACCCGGCACGAACAGTCTGCCGTCGCAATGGCCGACGGCTATGCCCGGGTAAGCGATGAAATCGGTGTGGCGGTAATCGGTCGCGGCCCGGCCATCGCTCAGACGGGCACCGCACTTACTACAGCATACAATCACGGGTCAAATATTCTCGTTATCATTGCAACGCGCCCTCGTCACTCCTTCAATGACGAACTAAACAAGGGATTCCGTCAAGAGTCCTTCATCGATTCCCTTGTCGATGAGTTCTACACAGTCTGGGACGAGGAAACATTTGTTCCATCGTTTGCCGATGCATTCAGAAAACTTCACGCTGACTCTGGACCAGTTGTCGTCCAAATTCCGTGGGATATTTTAGACGCTGAACTCGGCGACAAAGGAGAATGGCGTGAAACATCGATTGGGTCGCCGCGCCCCGATCGCTCCACCGCTTCTCTCCGCCCTAATGAGGACGACGTCGTGGAGGCGGCCACGATGTACGAAACGTGTTCACTATCGAATCCACCAGTAATCTTGGCAGGAGCGGGAGCCGTCAAAGACGATGCCGGTGACGCAATAGAATCCCTTGCAAAGCGGTTGAACGCAGTTATCGTCACAACGATGCAGGCACGGTCATTCCTCGCTGACCACCCCTATATGGCGGGGTTCGTTGGGGGATTAGGCGATCCCAACGCGAACGCTTACCTCAAACAAAGTGAGTTCGTACTCGCTCTCGGTGCAAGTCTGAATAATCATACGACCCAGCATGGAGAACTTCTAGCGGAGGGCATCACAATCCAATCTGATATTGAACCGGCTCACTTAGATCGGTATAGTTCAGTCGATCTCAGCATTGTTGGCGGGGCTACGGCTATGGCAGAGGCATTAGACAATGAACTCGACCAGCGTGGGATCAACGAGCAAGATTGGTTCTGGACTGATACATTGGTCGAACAGTTGAACGAATCTCCACAGGTAGATACACGCGAATTTTCGCCCAAGGCAGATTGTGTTGACCCTCGCGCGCTTGTGTCCGAACTAGACAGTCTTCTTCCGGACGAACGCATTGTGGTAACGGATTCGGGGCAGCTCACCACTTGGGTGATTAATGAGATCAGCATCACACAGACTGACGATTTTATCTGGCCAATGGACTTCGGATCGATCGGTCTTGGACAGCCCATTGCCCTCGGTGCAGCTCATTACGACTTTGAAAAGCCAGTTATTGTTTTCTGTGGCGATGGCGGCTTTCAGATGTCTCTTCAAGAGTTGAATACGGCTGTTCGTTCTGAACTCCCTCTCATAATTGTCGTAATCAACGATGGCGCCCTCGGAGCTGAGTACCAGCGAATGCGAAATCACGAGGGGTCGGCTGCTCCTGCTCTCATCGATACTCCTGATTTCGAAACTATTGCTGAAGGATTCGGGGCACGTGCACATACAATTCGCTCTCTGGATGATCTTGGGACTGTTGCAGAGGATGTTTCAGTTACGCCGTTTGGGCCGATTGTCCTCGATTGCAAAGTCGATCAGAGAATTCAGATCCCGAAGTTCGACCCGGACTATGAATCAGAAAGCGGGGTGGAATAG
- a CDS encoding ABC transporter substrate-binding protein has translation MSFERSQRRSFLKRSAAIGTVGLSGLAGCSSISSVTGGGTPELGLAFTVPIENIASLFAIPEIQDQLSNLGSEYELNVTRDQSTPDSLNKMAAGDADMALLSTVSFASAVLREAVPGNIKMIAVDVWDAHPEWFGISVFSGPDSGITNPEDLQGKTLGVNAKGTGVHAIYAKQFQQIGLNLENDAEIVELPFPTFVSAVKEGRIDAGIFPALFSLQARSEGFNNVFTSHDTWDEEYPFAYVVASNNAIDEKSDAISAWGEDFREMVNYCYDNRDEVVSLAAEHFELPEPLVDGFFLTENDYYRSLPIGMDRLQYSMDEMVDLGFVEESFDVTEYATNEFVPSN, from the coding sequence ATGTCATTCGAAAGGTCCCAGCGTCGTTCATTCCTGAAACGAAGCGCAGCTATCGGTACCGTCGGTCTCTCCGGCCTCGCTGGTTGTTCGAGTATTTCCAGCGTCACTGGTGGAGGAACACCAGAACTCGGACTGGCATTCACAGTCCCTATCGAGAATATCGCCTCACTGTTTGCGATTCCAGAAATCCAAGATCAACTCTCGAATCTTGGCTCCGAGTACGAACTCAACGTTACACGCGATCAGAGCACGCCGGACTCCCTGAACAAGATGGCCGCGGGTGACGCCGATATGGCGCTGCTCTCAACAGTGAGTTTCGCTTCAGCGGTTTTACGAGAAGCCGTTCCCGGCAACATCAAGATGATTGCAGTTGACGTTTGGGACGCTCACCCCGAATGGTTCGGTATCTCTGTGTTCTCCGGCCCTGACTCGGGCATCACTAATCCTGAGGACCTTCAGGGCAAAACCCTCGGCGTCAATGCCAAGGGCACTGGCGTGCACGCAATCTATGCGAAGCAATTCCAGCAGATTGGGCTGAATCTAGAAAATGACGCAGAAATCGTCGAACTGCCATTCCCAACGTTCGTCTCCGCCGTCAAGGAGGGACGCATCGACGCTGGTATCTTCCCCGCCCTCTTCTCCCTCCAAGCTCGTTCAGAAGGGTTCAACAATGTGTTCACTAGCCATGATACGTGGGACGAAGAGTACCCATTTGCATACGTGGTAGCCTCCAACAACGCTATCGACGAGAAGAGCGACGCCATCAGCGCTTGGGGTGAGGACTTCAGAGAGATGGTCAACTACTGCTACGACAACCGCGACGAAGTCGTCTCCCTCGCCGCCGAGCACTTCGAGCTGCCAGAACCACTCGTCGACGGATTCTTCCTCACGGAGAACGACTACTATCGGTCTCTCCCAATCGGGATGGATCGGCTCCAATATTCGATGGACGAGATGGTGGATCTCGGATTCGTCGAAGAAAGCTTCGACGTCACGGAGTACGCTACCAACGAATTCGTCCCTTCGAACTGA
- a CDS encoding archaea-specific SMC-related protein, whose amino-acid sequence MATSEQLADAAHFSVENIGGIDSTEVDIPPGVTVLTGKNATNRTSFLRSIMGAMGSQRVSLKGDADEGRVELTLDGTTYERTLTRAGDGVSFEGDAYLDDPEVADLFAFLLETNDARQAAARGEQLRDVIMRPVDVDAIRSEISRLEEEKGDINDTLARIESKKRELPELEQRRTQLREKIEDKREELAELEEDIDDSSRDVEEGRQEQAELEDKLQELRETRSELESIRRKIERQEESISSLKREQNELEADLDELPETPMGDHRDLDSEIDRLRGERQDLNTEINELRSLIQYNEERLEAEDYELLQGDGGAAAESGGGSVTDQLVDADDETVVCWTCGSSVEREQIESTIERLKSIRTEKVEDLNEVKSALEEKKQEQQEATKKQRQRSNIEEKLDDIDAELDRRDEQIDALKANRESLTEDVESLESEVENLESADFDEILSLHKEANQLEFEIDSLESDLDSVTEEIEEIEDDVERAEELREKRTELVDELTDQRTKIDQIEAEAVDSFNEHMESILDLLGYENIERIWIERIEGTGANEGQTRFELHIVRTTENGAAYEDTIDHLSESEREVTGLIFALAGYLVHDLHETVPFMLLDSLEAIDSDRIAALVEYFADYADFLVVALLPEDAQALADEFARVTSI is encoded by the coding sequence ATGGCAACATCAGAACAACTGGCAGACGCCGCTCATTTCTCTGTCGAGAACATCGGCGGTATCGATAGTACTGAGGTAGACATTCCGCCCGGCGTAACCGTCCTCACGGGCAAGAACGCGACCAATCGTACCTCGTTCCTTCGCTCGATTATGGGCGCGATGGGCAGCCAGCGCGTCTCGCTGAAAGGCGACGCCGACGAGGGTCGAGTCGAACTCACGCTCGACGGCACGACCTACGAGCGAACGCTCACCCGCGCGGGCGACGGCGTCAGCTTCGAGGGCGACGCCTACCTCGACGACCCCGAGGTCGCGGATCTGTTCGCGTTCCTCTTAGAGACTAACGACGCCAGACAGGCCGCCGCCCGCGGCGAACAGCTCCGCGACGTCATTATGCGCCCCGTCGACGTCGACGCCATCCGCTCGGAGATCAGCCGCCTCGAAGAGGAAAAAGGCGACATCAACGACACCCTCGCGCGCATCGAATCGAAGAAGCGAGAGCTTCCCGAGCTCGAACAGCGCCGGACGCAACTCCGCGAGAAGATCGAAGACAAGCGCGAGGAACTCGCCGAGCTCGAAGAAGATATCGACGACAGCAGCCGCGACGTCGAGGAGGGCCGTCAAGAGCAGGCGGAACTCGAAGACAAGCTCCAAGAGCTGCGCGAGACCCGTTCGGAGCTCGAATCCATCCGCCGAAAGATCGAGCGCCAAGAGGAGAGCATCTCCTCGCTCAAGCGCGAGCAGAACGAACTCGAAGCCGACCTCGACGAGCTGCCCGAGACGCCGATGGGCGATCATCGCGATCTCGATTCGGAGATCGATCGACTCCGCGGCGAGCGACAGGACCTGAACACCGAGATCAACGAGCTCCGGAGCCTCATCCAGTACAACGAGGAACGCCTCGAAGCCGAGGATTACGAGCTCTTACAGGGCGACGGCGGCGCGGCCGCCGAAAGCGGTGGTGGTTCTGTCACCGACCAGCTCGTCGACGCGGACGACGAGACCGTGGTCTGTTGGACCTGCGGCTCCTCGGTCGAGCGCGAGCAGATCGAGTCCACCATCGAGCGGTTGAAATCGATCCGCACGGAGAAAGTCGAGGACCTCAACGAGGTCAAGAGCGCGCTCGAAGAGAAGAAACAGGAGCAACAGGAGGCGACGAAGAAGCAGCGCCAGCGCAGCAACATCGAGGAAAAGCTCGACGACATCGACGCGGAGCTGGACCGCCGCGACGAGCAGATCGACGCGCTGAAAGCGAATCGCGAATCGCTGACCGAAGACGTCGAATCGCTCGAATCGGAGGTCGAAAACCTCGAATCCGCGGATTTCGACGAGATCCTCTCGCTGCACAAGGAGGCGAATCAACTCGAATTCGAGATCGACAGCCTCGAATCCGATCTCGACTCGGTCACCGAGGAAATCGAGGAGATCGAAGACGACGTCGAGCGAGCTGAGGAACTTCGCGAGAAGCGCACGGAACTCGTCGACGAACTCACCGATCAGCGCACGAAGATCGATCAGATCGAGGCCGAGGCGGTCGATTCGTTCAACGAGCACATGGAGTCGATTCTGGATCTGCTGGGCTACGAGAACATCGAACGGATCTGGATCGAGCGGATCGAGGGCACTGGGGCGAACGAGGGCCAGACGCGCTTCGAGCTGCACATCGTGCGGACGACCGAAAATGGGGCGGCCTACGAGGACACGATCGACCACCTCTCGGAGAGCGAACGCGAGGTCACGGGACTGATCTTCGCGCTGGCGGGCTATCTCGTCCACGACCTCCACGAGACGGTGCCGTTCATGCTGTTGGACTCGCTGGAAGCGATCGACTCCGACCGAATCGCGGCGCTGGTCGAGTACTTCGCGGACTACGCGGACTTCCTCGTCGTCGCGCTGCTGCCCGAGGACGCCCAAGCACTCGCCGACGAATTCGCGCGCGTGACGTCCATCTGA
- a CDS encoding aldehyde dehydrogenase family protein: protein MSQERIEQRGMFINGEYHHTDETFSVDDPSTGETIASVTDAGESGVDAALESAERTQSEWAAMDPVERGRVLRDVARGLEAHVDELAELATREIGRPIGQSKGLVANAVDYVDYYAGMTDKVEGETYPLTQSNQAFSRKEPIGISAQIVPWNAPVLLCFRGVAPALAAGNAVVVKPSPFAPGIILKLAEIASEAGLPDGLFNVVPGLVETSKALTTDSRVRQITFTGSVSTGQIVGKAAVDQVIPTVLELGGKSPAVVFDDADLDAALDGAMKAITLVNGQVCFATTRIFVHEDVYDEFRDRYVDAVESLTLGPGSENPDLGPVISADAVEEIDGYVRSAVENGATALTGGRPADREGNFYEPTVIEGAADDAPISCEEVFGPVINLYSFSDEEEVIRRANDTEFGLYATVWTNTLGRAHRVANGIEAGSVMINQYAGSRPQTPFGGYKKSGLGREKGMQAVEHYTQQKTINIDIAGDE, encoded by the coding sequence ATGTCTCAGGAGCGCATCGAGCAGCGAGGGATGTTTATCAACGGCGAGTACCACCACACCGACGAAACGTTCTCGGTCGACGATCCGTCGACCGGTGAGACCATCGCGTCGGTGACAGACGCGGGCGAGAGCGGCGTGGACGCCGCGCTCGAATCCGCGGAACGCACCCAATCGGAATGGGCCGCGATGGACCCCGTCGAGCGCGGTCGGGTACTGCGCGACGTCGCCCGGGGACTGGAAGCCCACGTCGACGAATTAGCCGAACTCGCGACCCGAGAGATCGGCCGCCCGATCGGGCAGTCGAAGGGCTTAGTCGCCAACGCGGTCGACTACGTCGACTACTACGCGGGGATGACCGACAAGGTCGAGGGCGAGACGTATCCGCTAACGCAGTCGAATCAGGCCTTCAGTCGGAAGGAGCCCATCGGAATCAGCGCACAGATCGTTCCGTGGAACGCGCCGGTGCTGCTCTGTTTCCGGGGCGTCGCTCCGGCGCTGGCCGCCGGCAACGCCGTTGTGGTCAAACCGTCCCCGTTCGCCCCGGGAATCATCCTCAAGCTGGCCGAGATCGCGAGCGAGGCGGGGCTGCCCGACGGTCTGTTCAATGTGGTTCCGGGGCTCGTCGAAACCAGCAAAGCGCTGACGACGGACTCTCGCGTCCGACAGATAACCTTCACCGGCTCGGTCTCGACCGGGCAGATCGTCGGGAAGGCCGCGGTCGATCAGGTCATCCCGACGGTGCTGGAACTGGGTGGAAAGAGCCCCGCGGTAGTCTTCGACGACGCCGATCTCGACGCCGCGCTCGACGGTGCGATGAAGGCGATCACGCTCGTCAACGGGCAGGTATGCTTCGCGACGACGCGGATCTTCGTCCACGAGGACGTCTACGACGAGTTCAGAGATCGCTACGTCGACGCCGTCGAATCCCTCACGCTGGGGCCCGGCTCGGAGAACCCCGATCTGGGTCCCGTGATCTCCGCCGACGCCGTCGAAGAGATCGACGGCTACGTCCGGAGCGCCGTCGAGAACGGGGCGACTGCCCTCACCGGCGGCAGGCCCGCGGACCGCGAGGGCAACTTCTACGAACCGACCGTCATCGAGGGGGCCGCAGACGACGCGCCGATCTCCTGTGAGGAGGTGTTCGGTCCGGTCATTAACCTCTACTCGTTCTCCGACGAGGAGGAGGTCATCCGCCGGGCGAACGACACGGAGTTCGGTCTCTACGCGACCGTCTGGACGAACACGCTCGGCAGGGCCCACCGCGTCGCCAACGGCATCGAGGCCGGTAGCGTGATGATCAACCAGTACGCCGGCTCTCGCCCGCAGACGCCGTTCGGCGGCTACAAAAAGAGCGGTCTCGGCCGGGAGAAGGGGATGCAGGCCGTCGAGCACTACACGCAGCAGAAGACGATCAACATCGACATCGCCGGCGACGAGTAG
- the rdfA gene encoding rod-determining factor RdfA yields the protein MTDATDNRPSSKVARLIDEYDLDGLGDELEALWTGDGVERMSLRDLADYFNERLLEQTLIDAGMSALESDVSTTYQNLTDDDVSTGVKTDARSRLEQNSIDVDTLESNFVSYQAIRSYLTEYRDAEYRQLSDDEKVEKDLQSIQRLMTRTLSVTEERIEKLRETGRVDVDEFEVLLDMQVLCQRCGSQYSVAEFLEKRGCDCQQS from the coding sequence ATGACAGATGCGACCGACAACCGACCGTCGAGCAAGGTGGCGCGGCTGATCGACGAGTACGACCTCGACGGTCTGGGGGATGAACTGGAGGCTCTGTGGACCGGGGACGGTGTCGAGCGGATGAGTCTCCGCGATCTCGCGGATTATTTCAACGAACGCCTGCTCGAACAGACGCTCATCGACGCTGGAATGAGCGCCCTCGAAAGTGACGTTTCAACGACATATCAGAACCTCACAGATGACGACGTGAGTACGGGGGTAAAAACCGACGCACGGAGTCGACTCGAGCAGAATAGTATCGATGTTGACACACTCGAATCGAACTTCGTCAGTTATCAGGCGATCCGCTCGTACCTCACCGAGTATCGCGACGCGGAGTATCGGCAGCTCTCCGACGATGAAAAGGTCGAGAAAGACCTCCAGAGCATCCAGCGGCTGATGACACGGACGCTCTCGGTGACCGAAGAGCGGATCGAAAAGCTCCGAGAGACCGGTCGGGTCGACGTCGACGAGTTCGAGGTCCTCCTCGATATGCAGGTCCTGTGTCAGCGCTGCGGGTCACAGTACTCCGTCGCCGAATTTCTCGAAAAGCGCGGGTGCGACTGCCAGCAGTCGTGA
- a CDS encoding amidohydrolase family protein, with translation MPEIIDATSHIMSYEALDELEKVHPSSELDSLRNAPRMFEVDGRLEYLDKNGIDKQVINLAAPMLWQGADPDDALEATRVANNEIRRIADEHPDRFIATGTVPFLTDEYVDEARRCVEDLGMHGIQIFSNIDGKMLDDDDFEEFYATVDDLDVPIWIHPQLADWHDYDQSHTWIYKMLAWPFDTNIALARLIFSGVLDRHENLEIISHHLGGSFPYLVGRIRSWYQTRSEEPELYQNPAIADLSEPLDAYFDRIYGDTAVSSQGESYPLECGLEFFGADNVVYSADYPFGPDKGQYWATEIIPLIEDLDISEADKEKIFSGNMKRLLDL, from the coding sequence ATGCCCGAGATCATAGACGCGACCTCGCACATAATGTCGTACGAGGCGCTCGACGAACTGGAGAAGGTCCACCCGAGTTCCGAGCTGGATAGTCTCCGGAACGCGCCGCGGATGTTCGAGGTCGACGGGCGACTCGAGTACCTCGATAAGAACGGAATCGACAAGCAGGTGATCAACCTCGCCGCACCGATGCTGTGGCAGGGGGCCGATCCCGACGACGCCCTCGAAGCCACCCGCGTCGCGAACAACGAGATCCGACGGATCGCAGACGAGCACCCCGATCGGTTCATCGCGACGGGAACGGTCCCGTTCCTCACCGACGAGTACGTCGACGAAGCCCGTCGCTGCGTCGAGGACCTCGGAATGCACGGCATTCAGATCTTCTCGAACATCGACGGCAAGATGCTCGACGACGACGATTTCGAGGAGTTCTACGCCACCGTCGACGACCTTGACGTCCCCATCTGGATCCACCCGCAGCTCGCCGATTGGCACGACTACGACCAGTCTCACACGTGGATCTACAAGATGCTCGCGTGGCCGTTCGACACCAACATCGCGCTGGCGCGGCTCATCTTCTCCGGTGTGCTCGATCGCCACGAGAACTTGGAGATCATCTCACACCACCTCGGCGGATCGTTCCCCTACCTCGTCGGTCGGATCCGATCGTGGTATCAGACCCGGAGCGAAGAGCCGGAACTGTATCAGAACCCCGCGATCGCCGACCTGTCGGAACCGCTCGACGCCTACTTCGACCGGATCTACGGGGACACGGCCGTCAGTAGTCAGGGCGAGTCCTATCCGCTGGAGTGCGGCTTGGAGTTCTTCGGCGCGGACAACGTCGTCTACAGCGCCGATTACCCGTTCGGTCCCGACAAGGGACAGTACTGGGCGACCGAAATCATCCCGCTGATCGAGGATCTCGACATCTCGGAGGCCGACAAGGAGAAGATCTTCTCCGGGAACATGAAACGCCTCCTCGACCTGTAG
- a CDS encoding VOC family protein, translating into MESGYKSEDISIPSVDQVGIVVKDLDDGMDRFSAILGLDSWVVFRFEPPKLKNTTYQGEEVDYTFRAGLANIGSFQIELVEPLEGESAYTNHLKTYGEGLHHIVCFSFDDPHNAVNEYKNAGVPLLQQAEFGDGEFWYLDTRDVMNGTILEIVDVANDEPDRVYNLD; encoded by the coding sequence ATGGAATCCGGTTACAAATCTGAGGATATAAGCATACCCAGTGTCGATCAGGTTGGAATTGTTGTAAAGGATCTTGACGACGGAATGGACCGCTTTAGTGCGATCCTCGGATTAGACTCTTGGGTTGTTTTCCGATTTGAGCCACCAAAACTAAAGAACACAACGTATCAAGGAGAAGAGGTAGACTACACATTTCGTGCAGGACTGGCCAACATTGGTTCTTTTCAAATCGAATTGGTCGAACCATTAGAGGGGGAAAGCGCCTATACTAATCATCTCAAAACCTATGGCGAAGGACTTCACCATATTGTATGTTTCTCATTTGATGACCCGCATAATGCTGTCAACGAATACAAGAACGCCGGAGTTCCACTTCTTCAACAGGCGGAATTTGGTGATGGAGAATTTTGGTACTTAGATACACGTGACGTAATGAATGGCACGATCTTAGAGATCGTAGATGTCGCCAATGACGAACCAGACCGTGTCTATAATCTCGACTAA
- a CDS encoding IclR family transcriptional regulator yields MSEPRVPLKTVKRAFDIIELLKSMDSAGPTEISERMDLPKSTVYESLCTLESRGYLIKEDGKYKISYKFLTIGGHRLLRNLPFQVAKPELSRLAKETGELVNFHIEERGQSIIIHQVAGENSLGIVVHPGMEGPLHTQAAGKVLLTHLPRDYSQKTLNSELEKRTEKTITDKEQLQGELEQIREQGYAIDWDEQLIGMGVASVPVFTQDDLIGALAIVCETNKLKDQEFQKEIVSKLQEASNTISLNVQYGTDRALSR; encoded by the coding sequence ATGTCCGAACCACGTGTCCCTCTCAAAACAGTCAAGCGGGCATTCGATATCATTGAGCTTCTGAAATCGATGGATAGTGCAGGGCCTACCGAAATTTCTGAACGAATGGATCTTCCGAAGAGCACTGTTTACGAGTCTCTGTGTACATTAGAGTCAAGGGGATACTTAATCAAGGAAGACGGGAAGTATAAAATTTCGTATAAATTTTTGACTATTGGAGGCCATCGGTTACTCAGGAACCTCCCATTCCAAGTTGCTAAGCCTGAACTAAGCAGGTTAGCAAAGGAGACAGGGGAGCTCGTTAATTTCCACATCGAAGAACGTGGTCAATCGATTATCATTCATCAAGTAGCGGGAGAGAACTCATTAGGTATTGTTGTCCACCCGGGGATGGAGGGACCGCTTCATACTCAAGCCGCCGGGAAAGTACTACTAACCCACCTTCCCCGAGATTATTCGCAAAAAACCCTTAACAGCGAGTTGGAAAAAAGAACTGAGAAAACGATCACGGACAAAGAACAGCTACAAGGCGAGTTGGAGCAGATTCGCGAGCAAGGATACGCCATAGATTGGGATGAACAATTGATCGGGATGGGAGTCGCATCCGTCCCGGTTTTTACCCAAGATGATCTTATTGGCGCTCTTGCTATCGTATGTGAAACGAATAAGCTAAAGGATCAGGAGTTCCAGAAAGAAATAGTGTCAAAACTACAAGAAGCGTCTAATACAATCTCGCTGAATGTCCAATACGGGACGGATCGTGCACTGTCCAGATAA
- a CDS encoding IclR family transcriptional regulator: MTMTDQPIKLQSVERVSEIIELLQRNGPLGATEITEALDIPTSTAHDYLSSLHDLEYLVKTDRKYDLGLRLLDHGMAARDRHPIASIGKQTLASLAKDTGEATYLVTEEHGRAVYLDYAHGEHAVQTHARIGTRSYLHQLASGKSILAYLPEERVHEIVDRHGLPQRTPRTIDTREALLEELEATRERGYAINDQEAVEGARAVGKAVVVAGEVVGAISVVGPANRLTDQQLADGLVDQIRGAANELELKLSQS, encoded by the coding sequence ATGACGATGACAGACCAACCCATTAAATTACAATCTGTCGAGCGGGTATCCGAGATTATCGAATTACTGCAGCGGAACGGACCGCTCGGGGCCACAGAGATCACCGAGGCGCTCGATATCCCGACGAGCACCGCACACGACTACCTCTCGTCGCTGCACGACCTCGAGTACCTCGTAAAGACCGATCGGAAGTACGATCTAGGGCTCAGACTGCTCGATCACGGGATGGCCGCCCGGGACCGCCATCCGATCGCGTCGATCGGCAAGCAGACGCTCGCGTCGTTAGCGAAAGACACCGGCGAGGCCACGTATCTCGTGACCGAAGAGCACGGCCGAGCCGTCTACCTCGATTACGCTCACGGAGAGCACGCCGTGCAGACACACGCACGTATCGGTACTCGATCGTACCTTCATCAGTTGGCTTCGGGTAAGAGCATCCTCGCGTACCTCCCGGAGGAACGGGTTCACGAAATCGTCGACAGACACGGCCTGCCGCAGCGCACCCCCCGAACGATCGATACCCGCGAGGCGCTGCTCGAAGAGCTCGAAGCGACGCGTGAGCGAGGCTACGCGATCAACGATCAAGAAGCGGTCGAGGGGGCGCGAGCGGTCGGGAAAGCGGTCGTCGTCGCCGGTGAGGTCGTCGGAGCAATAAGCGTCGTCGGCCCGGCGAACCGGCTGACGGATCAACAGCTCGCAGACGGCCTCGTCGATCAGATCCGAGGTGCCGCGAACGAACTAGAACTGAAGCTGAGTCAGAGCTGA